From Calliphora vicina chromosome 3, idCalVici1.1, whole genome shotgun sequence:
TAAACATAATGTCATGTTTACTAAGCTAAGTATTCCTCCCGGGATGTTATCTAGAAGCCATCGTAACTACAACACCAGAGATTTGTACAACGCCAGATATGTCAAGAATATATGAAGGTAACTAACTATATGTACGTATGTACAGGATCCACTGGTGCACTGGTACCGAGTCACTGCAAACTCAGCGGTACCTGGATACCGCATAAATGTCGTGCTTAGATGAAGCGTATTGCAGACTCCAATTTATTTCCAGCATTAACTGAATGCTGATAATCGAAAAAAGATTTCGCTATATTAATTTGGAAGGTATAACAGAAAACAGTGCTATATTCGGtggtgccgaatcttgtatacccttcaccaaagtacgCTTTAAGATAAATAGTGAAAACAAACTttggagaaacaaaaaaatttgttaaaaacaatgttgctgaaacaaattttgtaaaaatatatatttttaattttggtgaaaaatacgAATAGCGCTGCAATAGCTTTTTTGAACTCGATGTGATCTTTGACTTAGGATGGCTGAATGTTAAATATTGCGAAAGAGTAGATACTCCCTTTTTAAATTCAACTGGTAGTTTAGATGATACTTATTAATccaatttgtttacaattatccacacttataaattcaaaataataaccAATATACATTAAttacacttgttttttttacaaaaatatttaaaaaaaaatattgacttTATTTAAATTCGTTTAACGAATAAAGAATATACATTTAAACGACCAATTACTTAAACCTAGTTAACACAATGATTAAGGCACACTGGTTACACGTTTAAAGACGTGGCAAATGGTCACCTTCAGGTTGGAAACCATTCTCATCAGCAACATAGTTGACGGTGTAAGTTTGACCATCATCACCAATGTATGAATAGGAACCACGCACTACAAGAGTTTCGTTTTCAGTACCAACGTCTTTCAATTGACCTTCCTCTTGATGGGTTTTGCCATCACTGGTTTCAACACTGcaacaaaagaaagaaaaaaaaacaagtttgacATTGAAACAATCTCTCATTTACACACACATCTTTCTATAAATCCTTGATGGCCTTGGCCACTTGACCCAGTTTACAAGACAgtaataaagaaagaaaaagtaTTGTAAACCAGTTCATTCATGGCCTACACAAATTGATACTCACGCAAACTTGTATCCCTCGGGTTGTACGTCCGAATCGTAACGCAAAACTTGTACTTCTTGCGCATCCTGTGGTGGAGCGGCCAAAGCACAACCGATTAAGGCAACAATTAATACAGCAACGcagaatttcatttttatatcgttattattgttaaaaattggattttggttttaaattttgttttcttagtgGTTGTTAACCGTACAAGTACTCAACAATTAATGTTAACTACAACGTCTCATTATCGgcattttatacatatttcaagATAACACTCATTTTCCCTTTATTGTTGCTGATGTTTAATAactacacaaaaaataaatctacatCAATACTCTCatgttaagtaaaaaaaattaaaaaaaaataataaaaaaaatgtaagtaaaGAAGTACTGTATGATGCGTGTATGCATGGATGTATTTAGATACGAGTATTTTACacgtaattttgtttatttacattgAAATTCATACATACCTACGTATGTACATTTAAACACACAATAAAGGGTTAAACCAGACAAACTGAGAGACAGTCTTAtaccaaaatacaaaaatgtacaacattACCGAAGAAATTTGATGAAGAGATTTGTGTTTGATTTGAATTAACGATATGTGTTGATTAGTGATCCCTAATTAAACGACTGATTAACAGAAAACTGGTAtgtgaaatatttaacattatataattaccaaaaattacaaattgcACAAAACTTAATATGAAGAACTTTAAGATCTGACATCTTCAAAAGAACGTGCTTTTTACATACAGTAAGAATAAATGCACCAGTCTATAAAAGATTTTCGAGTACAAAGTGACTGACTGATTTATTATCTCCAAGATTATTCAATTGGAATTGGacttgaaatttatatattgaTGGAACAGATTTAGTAAAATAACAATTGTTATCTTCTTTTTGGGGTCTacagctgaaacaaaaagtcgatctttcgatttttgtttagttaACTTTTCTTTTgctaatatgtatattagagtgacaatcagatgtatgaaaaaaaattgttattcgaATTTTGAAGGGTGCCGGCcagaatattgtgacactaggtctAAAGGTTAAgtactgaaaatttgagccaaatcggacaacgatttcggacgcgcatcgaggtcaaaggtcagatatatgcaaaattttacaatttaaatgaaataaatgtgTGAAACTCCATAACTTTCTGTattattttacagaaatatgttgatttatttatattaatcaaTATTAcagtaaaaaaatcttttgaagATTAAGCCTTTATCTCATTTGGTCCAAAATAACCcacaaactgtattatcgctaaaattcggagaaaattaaaattcttcagtttttgtaaaatgtttgctactaaataattatttttgcaattgaatgcaaaataatcgaaatgtgtatgtaattttcattgtaatgagatataaatgacaaaaattggtaaaaaaaattttaaagttattaaaatttcccccagaccattaacgtagaacaagaaatttaggaaaaaaataacatttgtcgagaaatattaaaataaaagctaatttttacttaaaacatattgagtatgagtttttgtccttgtaggataacgttaaccatTTCACAGGTATggccaacaaaatttattttttttaacggcagcttcaaatctccattttcaatttttgaaaaattttgttaagcaaattttagaattttttttataatcacattgggatttattgggattataatatgcaataaaaatctgaaaaaattatgtcaatacctacTACAGTTTTTTCGTagctgcgatttaaattttgcgattttcgagaaactaatttttggccatattttggcgaatgagcccaatgtccttactgttatgaatttaaGTGAAACCAATTCGGAAAatgttaacctttaaatcgtgaaggtcaaaagtaaaatttttcaatatatggtATTCCTAAatgaaagatagcgaaatattatatattttttggccaatttaaatgaaacttgCGAAAAATATACCCTAAGctctacaatttaaaataacagtgcAAAATGCACTTGTGGTTAAAATGACCTATgtgtttttcgttattttaaaagttgaagatcatttggaccccaagtgttATTAAGTGTTAATTTCCATTTATGTGCCGTTATTGTTAATGATGGACATTATGctatattttgtgaaaatgagcgaattaacttaattgtgaataaattcgaaaagaattaatagatttttatgaccgatatctcatttggttcctATTACTTGTGactctaaacaatttctgccgttttcgatttttcatgatttttttaaaacaaaataaattgttatttgtatgtaaaaaatgtattttctgcttcaatttgttattataactccgagcCCATTGAAACGCaatgtatgtgaaaatttgtacatagtatgggaaaaatgttttcaaaattcaattaatcaaaaaaagaacattaactactcaattttatgtatatcaaacaaaatcctaaaattttatgaaaatgagcgaactcacttaattgtgaataaaatcgaatataATCAATCGAactttatgatcaatatctcattttgttgctattatatgtggctttgcgataaaccaataaacctgaacaatttctgccgtttttcaagattttattaaataaaaaaattgctattttcacgtaaaaaatatattttttgcttcaatttattattataactccgaaactattaaGCCGATTGAAAAGCTATATATAAAcgaattaaaggttatgtaaatctcaatCTTTCCATCACATATAAAGGGAACGGAACGACATGTTCAATTGCTAGCTAATGTTTCCAAACGAGTTATACCAGAATATGTAGACTCTGTTATGGCGACGACATCAGAGAGCCGTGCGAAATTGACCagccaaaaaatatttcaaacaaacatttttttagtttcttttccTATTATTaagttgtattaaaaaaaaataaactccaaaacaaaacaattcgcTGATTGTTTCATGTAAAGTGCACTTTAAATGGGTCAAAAGGGGATTTctcaaaatttgacctttgggtcaaaaaaaggaacatcagaattcattttaggggtatggttccttgggcaaagtttattattttgatccctagaatAGATTTTCTTTGTCACTTGGGCGATTTTTAAATCGACCCGACCTAATGAATGAATATGTATTTCAGAATTAGCTTAAAAATATGCCTGATATAACGAAAAGCTGCCAAAGTAACAAAGACATCTTATATTTATTGTAAGACACAATTCCCATATgggttaataaaatatttagatatttcggCGTAActatattcaattatttaaataattttagaattaaTGCGCACAATGAGGGAGTAATATATAACACTTACTTACACCTTACTTGTATAATCAAATAAttcacatatgtatttataaagtaTGCAACAACAATTAGAAACTAGTTTTatcaaaaccaaaaaattatctATCATCCCATTCATGGAAGTAACCATCACAATTAGTTTTGAACTTTTAAATACCAACTATGTATGTACTATTATAATACATCGGAAGAGAATAAATACTTGgctactttttttttggtacttttttataactgctattGTACGGTATACGGTTTTGTTGTTGCCagcggttttaaatttttttctttttgattttatatttgaGTATGAATGACCCCAAAATCCATGCTCAAAATTTCATGTATCTATCACACCAAAatctttataataaaat
This genomic window contains:
- the LOC135953834 gene encoding larval cuticle protein 65Ag1-like, with protein sequence MKFCVAVLIVALIGCALAAPPQDAQEVQVLRYDSDVQPEGYKFAVETSDGKTHQEEGQLKDVGTENETLVVRGSYSYIGDDGQTYTVNYVADENGFQPEGDHLPRL